Proteins co-encoded in one candidate division KSB1 bacterium genomic window:
- a CDS encoding S8 family serine peptidase has translation MSKNLFFVLYFFYLASSIRLSAQEAAPEKYWVFFKDKQVQGLTKTTELFEIAKSKISPRALRRRAKVRKADKLIDKRDLPVSRDYLSRLEDLGYKPAVVTNWLNGASFQLAQLDVEKLKKLPFVKEIRPVGRAAKKPTPHDLKSLPIKLEKPANHNFDYGFSFTQNELINVPKVHDLGITGKGVWIGMLDTGFKHTDHEAFENLNVIAEFDFVNNDNVTENEGQDDDGQHNHGTQTLSTVGGFMEGKLIGSAFGASFLLAKTEILQDEIPAEEDNWVAGIEWLENQGVDIVSSSLGYLNFPNQSFYSPADMDGNTAVTTKAADIAVSRGVVVVNSAGNEGNVPWRIIIAPADGDSVIAVGAVNSDSTLAGFSSVGPSADGRIKPDVVAMGSNVRVAMPSTDKLTSPYNFNNGTSFSCPLTAGVAALVLSAHPDLTPLEVREALRVTADRAANPDNSFGWGLVNAYDAVLFHGMAFSNSPVVSVNNDGNLEVKIKVASRLGVDPNQVSLVYAKADGNFNKEISMVRGNEVNEYSATITDVAGEEKVNFYFTSVDSSGAEAVYPFNAPDSSFSFVDPTVFVDTDLTEIPESFGLAQNYPNPFNPSTKIVYKLPAESRITLTITNLLGQTVRTLIDDQIIPAGRHSVTWDGTDDFGNFSATGVYFYQLQTDNFRDIKKMLLIR, from the coding sequence GTGAGTAAGAATCTTTTTTTTGTGTTATATTTCTTTTATTTAGCCAGCAGTATACGCTTATCGGCTCAGGAAGCCGCGCCGGAGAAATATTGGGTGTTTTTTAAAGATAAACAGGTTCAAGGTTTAACCAAAACCACTGAATTATTTGAGATCGCGAAATCCAAAATTTCTCCCAGGGCATTAAGACGACGAGCCAAGGTTCGAAAAGCCGATAAATTAATTGATAAACGCGATCTTCCTGTGAGCAGGGATTATTTAAGCAGATTAGAGGATTTGGGATACAAACCCGCAGTTGTTACAAATTGGCTGAATGGCGCAAGTTTTCAATTAGCACAGCTTGACGTTGAAAAATTAAAAAAACTTCCTTTTGTCAAAGAGATAAGACCCGTTGGCAGAGCCGCTAAGAAACCAACCCCGCATGATCTGAAATCACTGCCAATAAAACTCGAAAAGCCTGCAAATCATAATTTTGATTACGGTTTTTCTTTCACTCAAAATGAGTTAATAAATGTTCCAAAAGTGCACGATTTGGGAATTACCGGCAAAGGGGTGTGGATCGGAATGCTTGACACCGGCTTTAAACATACTGATCATGAAGCGTTTGAAAATCTAAACGTGATTGCGGAATTTGATTTTGTTAATAACGATAATGTTACTGAAAATGAAGGGCAAGACGATGACGGCCAGCATAATCACGGCACTCAAACTCTTTCGACAGTTGGCGGCTTTATGGAAGGAAAGCTCATTGGTTCGGCGTTTGGCGCCAGTTTTTTGCTGGCAAAGACGGAAATTCTCCAGGATGAAATTCCAGCCGAAGAAGATAACTGGGTCGCCGGAATTGAGTGGTTGGAAAACCAGGGCGTGGATATTGTCTCAAGTTCTTTGGGCTATTTGAATTTTCCGAATCAAAGTTTTTACTCACCGGCAGACATGGATGGCAACACCGCGGTTACCACAAAGGCCGCCGACATAGCTGTCAGCCGAGGGGTTGTCGTGGTCAACAGCGCCGGAAATGAAGGAAATGTCCCCTGGCGTATTATCATTGCTCCGGCCGATGGTGACAGCGTTATTGCTGTCGGGGCGGTTAATTCGGACAGCACTCTTGCCGGTTTTAGTTCTGTCGGTCCCAGCGCTGATGGCCGGATTAAACCGGATGTCGTTGCCATGGGTTCTAATGTCAGGGTCGCAATGCCGTCGACGGACAAGTTGACTTCACCGTATAACTTTAATAATGGGACTTCATTTTCCTGTCCTTTAACAGCAGGGGTTGCTGCGCTGGTGCTTTCAGCTCATCCGGATTTGACCCCGTTGGAAGTTCGGGAGGCTCTCAGAGTGACTGCAGACCGAGCCGCTAATCCGGATAATTCATTTGGCTGGGGCCTGGTGAACGCTTACGACGCAGTGCTGTTTCACGGAATGGCTTTCAGCAATTCACCCGTTGTGTCGGTAAATAATGACGGAAATTTAGAGGTTAAAATTAAAGTAGCTTCCAGGCTTGGAGTAGATCCAAATCAAGTTTCTTTAGTTTATGCCAAAGCGGACGGCAATTTTAACAAGGAAATATCAATGGTCAGGGGGAACGAAGTAAACGAATATTCCGCAACAATAACGGACGTTGCCGGGGAAGAAAAAGTAAACTTCTATTTTACCAGCGTTGACTCCAGCGGCGCTGAAGCCGTTTACCCCTTTAATGCACCCGACTCTTCATTCTCTTTTGTTGATCCAACCGTTTTCGTGGATACTGATTTAACTGAGATTCCCGAAAGCTTTGGATTAGCGCAGAATTATCCGAATCCTTTTAACCCGTCCACAAAAATTGTTTATAAACTTCCCGCAGAAAGCAGAATTACCCTAACCATTACAAACCTTTTGGGACAAACAGTCCGGACTCTAATTGACGATCAGATCATACCCGCCGGGCGGCACAGTGTCACCTGGGATGGCACAGATGATTTCGGTAATTTTTCTGCAACAGGGGTTTATTTTTACCAGCTTCAAACCGATAATTTTAGAGACATTAAGAAGATGCTGCTTATTCGATAG
- a CDS encoding SpoIIE family protein phosphatase, which translates to MLCKECGHKSPATNLTCDTCLAKLYLAKLTISLDSGQHQIHYLLPQSYKLGRGDENEIVISDPSVSRCHAEIKFENGLFSIVDNGSKNGSLLNNSHFKHQELHDLDCIQIGNVLMHFHDENGKSTPGQLRTEEFVQEEFFKFAKTRRTEISTDDVLQTMFDLALSLIHAEKGFLFECSHTGKPKFKFGKNTKEKLVSENQLSRTDRQIIDEAIKLREMKIALNGRGYKSGKLSPWRRIAVPLVAGKSGESQNSGMRNDGLLGVCYFFSEEKSKPISERKQELLHVLTHQISIAMENEMLVTEAREKRRIGQQLLAARQTQQKLFPSVRQKSQALQVATFSAPFETISGDYFDIIPISKSTIAIAIGDICGKGLPAALLASTVQAAISSQLEYSTSPDEIIRKLNRLLIKSTADSIFLTLFFGILDIESGILKYINAGHPPPILVRGDNTIEELSATTFALGILEPETEQEKTVKFEVRDILIMYTDGVIENQNENKKIYGRKRLLKLIQSISATGNIRRRKLETILKNIVEDLSDFSEEKKQLDDLTLVAVKRRKSQRAH; encoded by the coding sequence ATGCTCTGTAAAGAATGCGGCCATAAAAGCCCTGCCACAAATTTAACCTGCGACACCTGCCTGGCAAAATTATATCTTGCAAAATTGACAATCAGCCTCGATTCCGGTCAGCACCAGATCCATTATTTATTGCCCCAGAGTTACAAATTAGGCCGCGGAGATGAGAACGAAATTGTCATTAGCGATCCATCGGTTTCTCGCTGCCATGCCGAAATCAAATTTGAAAATGGCCTGTTTTCTATCGTCGATAACGGTAGTAAAAACGGCTCCTTGCTTAATAATTCACATTTCAAACATCAAGAGCTGCACGATCTGGATTGCATTCAGATTGGCAATGTTTTAATGCACTTTCATGATGAAAACGGGAAAAGCACCCCAGGCCAATTAAGAACAGAAGAGTTCGTGCAAGAGGAGTTTTTTAAATTTGCCAAAACCCGCCGGACCGAAATCTCAACCGACGATGTTTTGCAAACAATGTTTGATTTGGCGCTTTCCTTAATTCATGCTGAGAAAGGGTTTCTTTTTGAGTGCAGCCATACAGGCAAACCGAAATTTAAATTCGGAAAGAACACAAAGGAGAAATTGGTTTCTGAGAATCAACTATCACGAACAGATCGGCAAATTATCGATGAGGCGATTAAATTGAGGGAAATGAAAATTGCCCTGAATGGCCGCGGTTATAAATCGGGAAAGTTGTCCCCTTGGCGGCGCATTGCGGTGCCCTTGGTTGCGGGCAAGAGTGGAGAATCACAAAATAGCGGAATGAGAAACGATGGTCTTTTAGGGGTGTGTTATTTTTTCAGCGAAGAAAAAAGCAAGCCTATTTCGGAAAGAAAACAAGAACTTTTACATGTACTTACTCATCAAATTTCCATCGCGATGGAAAACGAGATGCTGGTTACCGAAGCCAGAGAAAAAAGAAGAATAGGCCAGCAGCTTCTGGCAGCCAGACAGACACAACAAAAGCTGTTCCCAAGCGTCAGGCAAAAATCACAAGCTCTCCAGGTTGCCACTTTTTCCGCTCCGTTTGAAACGATTAGTGGTGATTATTTTGATATAATTCCTATTTCTAAATCTACCATCGCTATTGCAATTGGCGATATTTGCGGCAAAGGTCTGCCCGCCGCTCTTTTAGCCTCGACTGTGCAGGCGGCCATCAGTTCACAACTTGAGTATTCAACATCACCGGATGAAATTATTCGCAAACTGAACCGTCTTCTGATCAAAAGCACGGCAGATTCCATCTTCTTAACCTTGTTCTTTGGAATATTGGACATTGAATCCGGTATTTTGAAATATATAAACGCGGGTCATCCCCCACCGATTTTAGTCAGGGGGGATAATACAATCGAAGAGCTGAGTGCCACAACATTTGCCCTTGGAATTCTTGAGCCCGAGACGGAGCAGGAAAAGACCGTAAAGTTTGAGGTTCGTGATATTTTAATTATGTACACTGACGGTGTTATCGAAAATCAAAATGAAAACAAAAAGATTTACGGGCGCAAAAGATTACTAAAATTAATACAGTCCATTTCCGCGACTGGAAATATCAGAAGACGTAAATTAGAAACGATTCTCAAAAATATTGTAGAAGACCTGTCCGACTTTTCAGAGGAGAAAAAACAGCTAGATGATTTGACGCTTGTCGCGGTTAAAAGAAGAAAAAGTCAAAGGGCGCATTAA
- a CDS encoding TonB-dependent receptor, with protein MRYLKFSLILVILLSVPWIVQGQNGTVQGNVRDARTGDALPGANIVVLELSLGTAAGRDGDFTIDNVPMGTRRIEARFIGYRLMIQEVMVSLDETVTVNFQLEEDVLLLDEIIITGTAGGARKREIGNSIAVLDISKIHEPVGSVDNLLMGRIAGLNVQFASGHPGSGGMIRLRGNNSVAMSNSPLIYIDGVRVRADAYPKNVPPVGFSGRSTGAVTSPLNDINPNDIERVEVIKGASATTLYGTEAAGGVIQIFTKKGRIGEPIWTVQIDQGFDRMLEYGTNGRPFMGLDPFIDLGYRQKYSLSVGGGRAGMRYYVSGQFNDQQGVLPNSEQQQGQVRGNFGFSPRENMQVNITTSFTKSNVQNPPGGNNAHGLTLNALRGRASYFGDDWESPDFVSNLEKLLEYEITTDVDRLLTGAEIIFEPISNFIHKFNVGFDRSAIELRNIRRFGFVRAQDGILSVESWTGETLTLEYSASYDWRLSPDFRTNLTVGGQKVDNDIVSVLAYGEDVPPGEPTVSSAAIQLSREFREKVVNAGFFGQALFDFKNKYFLTLGLRIDGNSAFGEDFGLERYPKVSAAYVISDE; from the coding sequence ATGAGGTACTTAAAGTTTAGTTTAATACTCGTTATTCTACTTAGTGTACCATGGATCGTACAGGGTCAGAATGGTACTGTCCAGGGAAACGTCAGGGATGCTAGAACCGGAGATGCGCTTCCGGGTGCAAACATCGTCGTTCTAGAGCTTTCGCTGGGCACTGCGGCGGGTCGTGATGGCGATTTTACCATTGATAACGTGCCCATGGGTACCCGCCGAATTGAAGCGCGATTTATTGGGTACAGACTCATGATCCAAGAAGTTATGGTATCGTTAGACGAGACCGTGACAGTCAACTTCCAGTTAGAGGAAGACGTGTTGTTGCTGGACGAAATCATCATAACCGGTACAGCCGGAGGGGCAAGAAAACGTGAAATCGGTAACAGCATAGCCGTGCTCGATATTAGTAAGATACACGAGCCGGTTGGCAGCGTTGACAATCTGCTCATGGGGCGTATTGCCGGCCTGAACGTGCAATTTGCAAGCGGACATCCGGGCTCAGGCGGTATGATTCGGCTGCGTGGCAATAATAGCGTGGCGATGAGTAACTCACCGCTGATTTACATCGACGGTGTTCGTGTTCGGGCTGACGCTTATCCTAAGAATGTTCCGCCCGTTGGGTTCAGTGGCCGTAGCACTGGTGCGGTTACCAGCCCGCTTAACGATATTAACCCCAATGATATCGAGCGCGTTGAGGTTATAAAAGGTGCTTCGGCTACCACCCTGTATGGTACGGAAGCCGCCGGTGGTGTGATTCAGATTTTTACTAAGAAAGGACGGATTGGAGAACCAATCTGGACCGTACAAATCGACCAGGGCTTCGACAGGATGTTAGAATACGGCACGAATGGACGCCCGTTTATGGGGTTGGATCCCTTCATTGATCTCGGTTACCGCCAGAAGTATTCCCTTTCGGTTGGCGGTGGCAGGGCAGGCATGCGCTACTATGTCTCAGGCCAGTTCAACGATCAGCAGGGGGTATTGCCGAACTCTGAACAACAGCAGGGCCAGGTGCGAGGTAATTTTGGCTTTAGCCCGCGGGAGAACATGCAGGTCAACATCACGACCTCGTTCACGAAGTCAAACGTGCAGAACCCTCCGGGCGGCAACAATGCCCATGGGCTGACCCTAAACGCACTGCGTGGCCGGGCCAGCTATTTCGGCGACGACTGGGAGAGTCCCGACTTTGTGTCCAACCTTGAGAAGCTGCTCGAGTATGAAATCACGACTGATGTTGACCGCCTTCTTACAGGCGCTGAAATAATCTTCGAACCTATCTCGAATTTCATCCATAAGTTTAACGTGGGATTTGACCGTTCTGCCATCGAGCTGCGCAACATACGGCGGTTCGGGTTTGTTCGAGCACAAGATGGAATTCTTTCCGTTGAGAGCTGGACCGGCGAAACGCTGACCTTAGAATATAGCGCTTCTTACGACTGGCGGTTGTCACCGGATTTTCGTACCAACCTGACGGTTGGCGGCCAGAAAGTTGATAATGATATAGTGAGTGTGCTGGCTTACGGCGAAGATGTGCCGCCTGGCGAGCCAACCGTATCGAGTGCGGCCATTCAGCTCTCGCGCGAGTTTCGCGAGAAAGTCGTCAACGCCGGCTTTTTCGGCCAGGCTCTGTTCGACTTCAAGAATAAGTATTTCCTGACCTTGGGTCTGCGTATCGATGGCAATAGTGCTTTCGGAGAAGATTTCGGATTGGAACGCTACCCAAAAGTTAGCGCTGCCTATGTGATCTCGGACGAA
- a CDS encoding protein kinase: MFQIQRLLKPGNFQKRYRLVTSIACILIVVSSGHLQEIDEQANRFYKKGVQAKSLSEKIKYLKKAVQLEPVFKKAVFELGKTYYQKGHYEQAIVQLTQTLHLDSASNKSVSPYLRNAHTFFAGDLNENSHYQLALENVEQALKIDEKYAPALTVLGSIYFNLGDFPAGIWTLEKSVALKPNQEFAWKKLGDLYLQTEEYGKAIFAYEQALHIDPKIKNAQFDLETARRKNSPEAWLARADEAVVKNDPDAAFRILTKANFLYPGDELIAGKLDSLTREHDYQNGLTALENRQWSMAFEIFQGIDAEFKQTTSKLEEAKAELLFQENDSLVTQEVVEKLQPDSLISRTNVFSKEKDQPASVQQSAGKLSRPEPDPETLEEPLKSDSVAILSGTAEAAKLEPSPAIPEDEPGKVANSSHSPSLGEFSVPPAIKVKPPKIITIPEVIGITGGILILSFLVVKLKNNFKTATIKGKLGQNLAVSETGFVRAFARKRELSKQTEALFQDEVASDTHVSFNPVKTREIAKNENDFEQTPGPKAKPGSRLLSWLETKTILGGIKKVRRIGRYIIEKEIARGTMGRVYKAWDPKLDRTVVIKQMAFDFSGSSPEFNDLKNRLYREARAAGRLNHPNIVTIYDVDEEHGFCFIVMEYLDGEDLRVRLERQGKIKLNSALNIFGQICDALDYAHRNGIVHRDIKPSNILITKNDHVKVADFGIAKLPQLGTLTQTGNVLGTPFYMSPEQIEDRHLDGRSDIFSAGVVLYEMLTGVRPFDGDSIPSLVYKIIHKIPNPPSMENGDLSDGIDRIIERALTKDPKKRFATAKEFFEAFEKFQGEAARDAL; the protein is encoded by the coding sequence ATGTTTCAAATTCAACGTTTGTTAAAGCCCGGGAATTTTCAAAAACGCTACCGTTTAGTTACAAGCATCGCTTGCATTCTTATTGTTGTGTCTTCCGGTCACCTGCAAGAAATTGATGAACAAGCTAACAGATTCTATAAAAAAGGGGTTCAGGCGAAAAGCCTGTCTGAAAAGATTAAATATTTAAAAAAGGCGGTTCAACTTGAGCCTGTTTTCAAAAAAGCGGTTTTTGAATTAGGTAAAACTTATTATCAGAAGGGCCACTACGAACAGGCGATTGTTCAGCTAACTCAAACTTTGCATCTTGATTCCGCCTCAAATAAATCTGTGTCGCCCTATCTCCGAAATGCTCACACTTTTTTTGCCGGCGATTTGAATGAAAATTCGCATTATCAACTGGCATTAGAAAATGTTGAACAGGCCTTAAAAATCGATGAGAAGTATGCGCCCGCCTTAACCGTCCTGGGATCGATTTATTTTAATTTAGGCGACTTTCCCGCCGGGATTTGGACTTTGGAAAAGTCAGTTGCGTTAAAACCGAATCAAGAATTTGCCTGGAAAAAACTCGGAGATTTATATTTGCAAACTGAAGAGTATGGCAAGGCAATTTTCGCTTACGAACAAGCTCTTCATATCGACCCAAAAATAAAGAATGCACAATTCGATCTTGAAACGGCCAGAAGAAAAAACAGCCCGGAAGCCTGGCTGGCCCGGGCGGATGAGGCCGTTGTAAAAAATGACCCCGATGCCGCGTTCAGAATTTTAACTAAGGCGAATTTTCTTTATCCCGGTGATGAACTTATTGCAGGTAAGTTAGACAGCTTAACGCGGGAGCATGATTATCAAAACGGTCTGACCGCTTTAGAAAACCGGCAATGGTCCATGGCTTTTGAGATTTTTCAAGGTATCGATGCGGAATTCAAGCAGACAACCTCAAAATTAGAGGAGGCGAAAGCTGAACTCCTTTTTCAAGAAAACGATTCGCTTGTCACACAAGAAGTCGTCGAAAAGCTTCAACCGGATAGTTTAATTAGCAGAACAAATGTATTTTCGAAAGAAAAAGATCAACCGGCTTCTGTTCAGCAAAGTGCGGGTAAACTTAGTCGACCCGAACCCGATCCTGAAACTTTGGAAGAACCTCTCAAAAGCGATTCAGTGGCCATATTATCCGGTACCGCTGAAGCTGCTAAATTGGAACCTTCGCCAGCCATTCCGGAAGATGAACCTGGCAAGGTTGCCAATTCGTCTCATTCTCCAAGTTTAGGCGAGTTTTCAGTTCCACCTGCGATAAAAGTGAAACCGCCAAAGATCATCACCATTCCGGAAGTAATCGGCATCACAGGCGGCATTCTTATATTGAGTTTTCTGGTGGTTAAGTTAAAGAATAATTTTAAAACAGCCACAATCAAGGGGAAACTCGGTCAAAATTTAGCGGTTTCAGAGACCGGGTTTGTTAGGGCCTTTGCCCGAAAGCGAGAATTATCAAAGCAAACGGAGGCATTGTTTCAGGATGAGGTGGCGTCTGACACACACGTATCATTTAATCCAGTCAAAACAAGAGAGATTGCGAAAAACGAAAATGATTTCGAGCAAACACCAGGGCCCAAGGCAAAACCCGGTTCCAGATTGCTGTCCTGGTTGGAGACAAAAACAATTTTGGGTGGTATTAAAAAAGTCCGGCGAATCGGCCGCTACATCATTGAGAAAGAAATTGCCCGGGGAACAATGGGGCGGGTTTACAAAGCCTGGGATCCAAAACTTGATAGAACCGTTGTCATCAAACAGATGGCTTTTGATTTTAGCGGAAGCTCCCCCGAATTTAACGATTTAAAAAATCGTCTTTATCGCGAAGCCAGGGCCGCTGGAAGGCTCAATCACCCTAACATTGTGACTATTTATGACGTCGATGAAGAGCACGGGTTTTGTTTTATCGTCATGGAATATTTAGACGGCGAAGATTTGCGGGTTCGTCTTGAGAGGCAGGGAAAAATTAAGTTAAATTCAGCGCTTAACATTTTCGGGCAAATTTGTGATGCATTGGATTATGCACATCGAAACGGCATTGTTCATCGCGATATCAAACCGTCGAATATTCTCATTACCAAAAATGATCATGTTAAGGTGGCTGATTTTGGAATTGCAAAACTGCCGCAATTAGGGACGCTTACTCAGACCGGTAATGTTTTGGGCACCCCGTTTTACATGTCCCCCGAACAAATCGAGGACCGTCATCTTGACGGCAGATCGGATATTTTTTCGGCGGGCGTGGTTTTGTATGAAATGCTGACCGGCGTCCGGCCTTTCGATGGCGACAGCATTCCGTCCCTGGTTTATAAAATCATCCACAAGATTCCCAACCCACCTTCAATGGAAAATGGCGATTTGTCTGATGGTATTGATCGTATTATCGAACGCGCCCTGACAAAAGATCCGAAAAAGAGATTCGCGACTGCTAAAGAGTTCTTCGAGGCGTTTGAGAAATTTCAGGGGGAAGCAGCCAGAGATGCTCTGTAA
- a CDS encoding patatin-like phospholipase family protein: MKKQPKIALALGGGGARGCAHIGALKALERENIPIDMIVGTSIGAVVGAIYADNPVAFHLEERFKKFLKSEEYKKSGLELFKRKEPAENFFGQVATNIRERLVVNLAQSKTSLVRGNRLQGSMDFLIPEGRIENTRIPFYTIASNLLTGEQVVFNEGDMRTIVGASASIPGFLPPYQFNGYLLVDGSVVCPVPVELAKENGADIVIAVDVGQKLNDKPKLDNVIDVIFQTQHMTARHYNLHLLEKADVVIRPDVGEVHWSEFKLLDYIIEEGEKATEALLPDIKNLIRAKSGWNNKLMTVVQKKIA, translated from the coding sequence ATGAAGAAACAACCTAAAATTGCTTTGGCATTGGGTGGAGGTGGAGCTCGGGGTTGTGCACACATTGGCGCGCTAAAAGCCCTCGAACGGGAAAATATTCCAATCGACATGATTGTCGGGACCAGTATCGGAGCGGTAGTCGGTGCAATTTACGCCGACAATCCCGTCGCTTTTCACCTCGAAGAAAGATTCAAGAAGTTTCTAAAAAGCGAAGAGTACAAGAAAAGCGGCCTGGAATTATTCAAGCGCAAAGAACCGGCGGAGAACTTCTTTGGACAAGTAGCAACGAACATTCGTGAACGACTGGTTGTCAATTTAGCGCAAAGCAAAACCTCACTTGTCCGCGGAAACCGATTACAAGGATCAATGGATTTCTTGATTCCCGAAGGTCGAATTGAAAACACCAGAATTCCTTTTTACACCATAGCGTCAAATCTCCTGACCGGTGAACAGGTTGTTTTTAATGAAGGGGATATGCGGACCATTGTTGGGGCAAGCGCTTCTATTCCAGGTTTTTTACCTCCCTATCAATTCAATGGTTATCTACTGGTAGATGGTTCTGTGGTTTGTCCCGTACCTGTGGAACTGGCCAAAGAGAATGGCGCTGATATTGTCATTGCCGTTGATGTTGGCCAGAAGCTAAACGACAAACCGAAATTGGATAATGTTATCGACGTCATTTTTCAAACGCAGCATATGACCGCCCGTCATTATAATCTACACTTATTGGAAAAAGCAGACGTGGTGATTCGCCCCGATGTCGGCGAAGTCCATTGGTCTGAATTTAAGCTTTTGGATTATATAATCGAAGAAGGGGAGAAGGCAACGGAAGCGCTCCTGCCGGATATTAAGAATTTGATCCGTGCGAAGAGCGGCTGGAATAATAAGTTAATGACCGTCGTACAAAAAAAGATTGCTTAA